The following proteins come from a genomic window of Sorex araneus isolate mSorAra2 chromosome 1, mSorAra2.pri, whole genome shotgun sequence:
- the PPWD1 gene encoding peptidylprolyl isomerase domain and WD repeat-containing protein 1 isoform X3, with the protein MSAVTCIEMLLPMWYAPKQISLLLPVMINMLKLGYFPGQCEWIYCPGDAISSVAASEKSTGKIFIYDGRGDNQPLHIFDKLHTSPLTQIRLNPVYKSIVSSDKSGMIEYWTGPPHEYKFPRNVNWEYKTDTDLYEFAKCKAYPTSICFSPDGKKLATIGSDRKVRIFRFLTGKLMRVFDESLSMFTELQQMRQQLPDMEFGRRMAVERELEKVDAVRLINIVFDETGHFVLYGTMLGIKVINVETNRCVRILGKQENIRVMQLALFQGIAKKHRAATTIEMKASENPVLQNIQPDPTIVCTSFKKNRFYMFTKREPEDTKSADSDRDVFNEKPSKEEVMAATQAEGPKRVSDSAIIHTSMGDIHIKLFPVECPKTVENFCVHSRNGYYNGHTFHRIIKGFMIQTGDPTGTGMGGESIWGGEFEDEFHSTLRHDRPYTLSMANAGSNTNGSQFFITVVPTPWLDNKHTVFGRVTKGMEVVQRISNVKVNPKTDKPYEDVSIINITVK; encoded by the exons ATGAGCGCAGTTACATGCATAGAGATGTTATTACCCATGTGGTATGCACCAA AACAGATTTCATTATTACTGCCAGTC ATGATCAATATGCTGAAACTTGG CTATTTTCCTGGACAGTGTGAGTGGATTTATTGCCCAGGGGATGCCATCTCATCAGTTGCCGCTTCTGAGAAGAGTACaggaaaaattttcatttatgatGGTCGAGGAGATAATCAGCCACTTCATATTTTTGACAAACTCCACACATCACCTCTTACTCAGATACGACTAAATCCAGTTTACAAATCAATAGTATCCTCTGACAAATCTGGAATGATTGAGtattggactgggcctcctcatgAATATAAATTcccaagaaatgtgaattgggaATATAAAACTGACACAGATTTATATGAATTTGCCAAATGTAAAGCATATCCAACCAGCATCTGTTTTTCACCTGATGGGAAAAAATTAGCTACTATTGGTTCTGATAGAAAAGTTAGAATTTTCAGGTTTTTAACTGGAAAACTCATGAGAGTCTTTGATGAATCACTAAGT ATGTTTACTGAACTGCAGCAGATGAGGCAACAGCTACCAGACATGGAATTTGGCCGAAGAATGGCTGTAGAACGTGAATTAGAGAAGGTGGATGCAGTAAGATTAATTAATATAGTTTTTGATGAAACTGGACACTTCGTGTTATATGGAACAATGCTGGGCATTAAGGTTATAAATGTAGAAACAAACCG GTGTGTGCGGATCTTAGGCAAGCAAGAAAATATTAGAGTGATGCAGTTGGCTTTGTTCCAGGGTATAGCCAAAAAACATCGTGCTGCAACTACTATTGAAATGAAAGCTTCTGAAAATCCCGTTCTTCAGAACATTCAACCTGATCCAACAATAGTCTGTACATCGTTCAAAAAGAATAGATTTTATATG TTTACCAAAAGAGAACCAGAAGATACAAAAAGTGCAGATTCTGACCGAGATGTTTTTAATGAGAAACCTTCTAAAGAAGAAGTCATGGCAGCAACTCAAGCTGAAGGACCTAAGCGAGTTTCTGACAGTGCCATTATTCATACAAGCATGGGAGACATTCACATCAAGCTCTTCCCTGTTGA GTGCCCCAAGACAGTGGAAAACTTCTGTGTTCATAGCAGAAATGGTTATTATAATGGACATACATTTCACCGAATAATCAAG ggtTTCATGATTCAGACAGGAGATCCAACTGGTACTGGTATGGGAGGAGAAAGCATATGGGGAGGAGAATTCGAAGATGAATTTCACTCAACATTACGACATGACAGGCCATATACACTAAGTATGGCCAACGCTGGATCAAATACTAATGGATCCCAGTTTTTTATCACCGTAGTACCGACA CCTTGGCTTGATAATAAGCACACAGTATTTGGGCGTGTAACTAAAGGAATGGAAGTTGTCCAGAGGATCTCCAATGTCAAAGTCAATCCCAAAACAGATAAGCCCTATGAGGATGTCAGCATCATAAATATTACTGTCAAGTAA
- the PPWD1 gene encoding peptidylprolyl isomerase domain and WD repeat-containing protein 1 isoform X2, with translation MYERSYMHRDVITHVVCTKTDFIITASHDGHVKFWKKIEEGIEFVKHFRSHLGVIESIAVSSEGALFCSVGDDKAMKVFDVVNFDMINMLKLGYFPGQCEWIYCPGDAISSVAASEKSTGKIFIYDGRGDNQPLHIFDKLHTSPLTQIRLNPVYKSIVSSDKSGMIEYWTGPPHEYKFPRNVNWEYKTDTDLYEFAKCKAYPTSICFSPDGKKLATIGSDRKVRIFRFLTGKLMRVFDESLSMFTELQQMRQQLPDMEFGRRMAVERELEKVDAVRLINIVFDETGHFVLYGTMLGIKVINVETNRCVRILGKQENIRVMQLALFQGIAKKHRAATTIEMKASENPVLQNIQPDPTIVCTSFKKNRFYMFTKREPEDTKSADSDRDVFNEKPSKEEVMAATQAEGPKRVSDSAIIHTSMGDIHIKLFPVECPKTVENFCVHSRNGYYNGHTFHRIIKGFMIQTGDPTGTGMGGESIWGGEFEDEFHSTLRHDRPYTLSMANAGSNTNGSQFFITVVPTPWLDNKHTVFGRVTKGMEVVQRISNVKVNPKTDKPYEDVSIINITVK, from the exons ATGTATGAGCGCAGTTACATGCATAGAGATGTTATTACCCATGTGGTATGCACCAA AACAGATTTCATTATTACTGCCAGTCATGATGGACATGTTaagttctggaaaaaaatagaagagggaaTTGAATTTGTTAAACATTTTCGTAGTCATCTGG GAGTTATTGAGAGTATTGCAGTCAGCTCTGAGGGAGCATTGTTCTGTTCTGTGGGTGACGATAAAGCAATGAAGGTGTTTGATGTAGTGAACTTTGACATGATCAATATGCTGAAACTTGG CTATTTTCCTGGACAGTGTGAGTGGATTTATTGCCCAGGGGATGCCATCTCATCAGTTGCCGCTTCTGAGAAGAGTACaggaaaaattttcatttatgatGGTCGAGGAGATAATCAGCCACTTCATATTTTTGACAAACTCCACACATCACCTCTTACTCAGATACGACTAAATCCAGTTTACAAATCAATAGTATCCTCTGACAAATCTGGAATGATTGAGtattggactgggcctcctcatgAATATAAATTcccaagaaatgtgaattgggaATATAAAACTGACACAGATTTATATGAATTTGCCAAATGTAAAGCATATCCAACCAGCATCTGTTTTTCACCTGATGGGAAAAAATTAGCTACTATTGGTTCTGATAGAAAAGTTAGAATTTTCAGGTTTTTAACTGGAAAACTCATGAGAGTCTTTGATGAATCACTAAGT ATGTTTACTGAACTGCAGCAGATGAGGCAACAGCTACCAGACATGGAATTTGGCCGAAGAATGGCTGTAGAACGTGAATTAGAGAAGGTGGATGCAGTAAGATTAATTAATATAGTTTTTGATGAAACTGGACACTTCGTGTTATATGGAACAATGCTGGGCATTAAGGTTATAAATGTAGAAACAAACCG GTGTGTGCGGATCTTAGGCAAGCAAGAAAATATTAGAGTGATGCAGTTGGCTTTGTTCCAGGGTATAGCCAAAAAACATCGTGCTGCAACTACTATTGAAATGAAAGCTTCTGAAAATCCCGTTCTTCAGAACATTCAACCTGATCCAACAATAGTCTGTACATCGTTCAAAAAGAATAGATTTTATATG TTTACCAAAAGAGAACCAGAAGATACAAAAAGTGCAGATTCTGACCGAGATGTTTTTAATGAGAAACCTTCTAAAGAAGAAGTCATGGCAGCAACTCAAGCTGAAGGACCTAAGCGAGTTTCTGACAGTGCCATTATTCATACAAGCATGGGAGACATTCACATCAAGCTCTTCCCTGTTGA GTGCCCCAAGACAGTGGAAAACTTCTGTGTTCATAGCAGAAATGGTTATTATAATGGACATACATTTCACCGAATAATCAAG ggtTTCATGATTCAGACAGGAGATCCAACTGGTACTGGTATGGGAGGAGAAAGCATATGGGGAGGAGAATTCGAAGATGAATTTCACTCAACATTACGACATGACAGGCCATATACACTAAGTATGGCCAACGCTGGATCAAATACTAATGGATCCCAGTTTTTTATCACCGTAGTACCGACA CCTTGGCTTGATAATAAGCACACAGTATTTGGGCGTGTAACTAAAGGAATGGAAGTTGTCCAGAGGATCTCCAATGTCAAAGTCAATCCCAAAACAGATAAGCCCTATGAGGATGTCAGCATCATAAATATTACTGTCAAGTAA
- the PPWD1 gene encoding peptidylprolyl isomerase domain and WD repeat-containing protein 1 isoform X1: MAAEAGNDSQQRRRRRRDPEEPESTELNEKDLTAAVAMGHEDDAENEERWVGPLPVEATLAKKRKVLEFERVYLDNLPSASMYERSYMHRDVITHVVCTKTDFIITASHDGHVKFWKKIEEGIEFVKHFRSHLGVIESIAVSSEGALFCSVGDDKAMKVFDVVNFDMINMLKLGYFPGQCEWIYCPGDAISSVAASEKSTGKIFIYDGRGDNQPLHIFDKLHTSPLTQIRLNPVYKSIVSSDKSGMIEYWTGPPHEYKFPRNVNWEYKTDTDLYEFAKCKAYPTSICFSPDGKKLATIGSDRKVRIFRFLTGKLMRVFDESLSMFTELQQMRQQLPDMEFGRRMAVERELEKVDAVRLINIVFDETGHFVLYGTMLGIKVINVETNRCVRILGKQENIRVMQLALFQGIAKKHRAATTIEMKASENPVLQNIQPDPTIVCTSFKKNRFYMFTKREPEDTKSADSDRDVFNEKPSKEEVMAATQAEGPKRVSDSAIIHTSMGDIHIKLFPVECPKTVENFCVHSRNGYYNGHTFHRIIKGFMIQTGDPTGTGMGGESIWGGEFEDEFHSTLRHDRPYTLSMANAGSNTNGSQFFITVVPTPWLDNKHTVFGRVTKGMEVVQRISNVKVNPKTDKPYEDVSIINITVK, from the exons ATGGCGGCAGAAGCGGGGAACGATTCCCAGCAGAGGAGGAGAAGGCGGCGGGACCCGGAGGAACCCGAAAGCACGGAACTGAACGAGAAAGATCTGACGGCGGCGGTGGCGATGGGCCACGAGGACGATGCGGAGAATGAGGAGCGCTGGGTTGGGCCTTTACCTGTAGAGGCAACCTtggccaagaagaggaaag TTTTAGAGTTTGAAAGAGTCTATCTTGACAATCTCCCCAGCGCATCCATGTATGAGCGCAGTTACATGCATAGAGATGTTATTACCCATGTGGTATGCACCAA AACAGATTTCATTATTACTGCCAGTCATGATGGACATGTTaagttctggaaaaaaatagaagagggaaTTGAATTTGTTAAACATTTTCGTAGTCATCTGG GAGTTATTGAGAGTATTGCAGTCAGCTCTGAGGGAGCATTGTTCTGTTCTGTGGGTGACGATAAAGCAATGAAGGTGTTTGATGTAGTGAACTTTGACATGATCAATATGCTGAAACTTGG CTATTTTCCTGGACAGTGTGAGTGGATTTATTGCCCAGGGGATGCCATCTCATCAGTTGCCGCTTCTGAGAAGAGTACaggaaaaattttcatttatgatGGTCGAGGAGATAATCAGCCACTTCATATTTTTGACAAACTCCACACATCACCTCTTACTCAGATACGACTAAATCCAGTTTACAAATCAATAGTATCCTCTGACAAATCTGGAATGATTGAGtattggactgggcctcctcatgAATATAAATTcccaagaaatgtgaattgggaATATAAAACTGACACAGATTTATATGAATTTGCCAAATGTAAAGCATATCCAACCAGCATCTGTTTTTCACCTGATGGGAAAAAATTAGCTACTATTGGTTCTGATAGAAAAGTTAGAATTTTCAGGTTTTTAACTGGAAAACTCATGAGAGTCTTTGATGAATCACTAAGT ATGTTTACTGAACTGCAGCAGATGAGGCAACAGCTACCAGACATGGAATTTGGCCGAAGAATGGCTGTAGAACGTGAATTAGAGAAGGTGGATGCAGTAAGATTAATTAATATAGTTTTTGATGAAACTGGACACTTCGTGTTATATGGAACAATGCTGGGCATTAAGGTTATAAATGTAGAAACAAACCG GTGTGTGCGGATCTTAGGCAAGCAAGAAAATATTAGAGTGATGCAGTTGGCTTTGTTCCAGGGTATAGCCAAAAAACATCGTGCTGCAACTACTATTGAAATGAAAGCTTCTGAAAATCCCGTTCTTCAGAACATTCAACCTGATCCAACAATAGTCTGTACATCGTTCAAAAAGAATAGATTTTATATG TTTACCAAAAGAGAACCAGAAGATACAAAAAGTGCAGATTCTGACCGAGATGTTTTTAATGAGAAACCTTCTAAAGAAGAAGTCATGGCAGCAACTCAAGCTGAAGGACCTAAGCGAGTTTCTGACAGTGCCATTATTCATACAAGCATGGGAGACATTCACATCAAGCTCTTCCCTGTTGA GTGCCCCAAGACAGTGGAAAACTTCTGTGTTCATAGCAGAAATGGTTATTATAATGGACATACATTTCACCGAATAATCAAG ggtTTCATGATTCAGACAGGAGATCCAACTGGTACTGGTATGGGAGGAGAAAGCATATGGGGAGGAGAATTCGAAGATGAATTTCACTCAACATTACGACATGACAGGCCATATACACTAAGTATGGCCAACGCTGGATCAAATACTAATGGATCCCAGTTTTTTATCACCGTAGTACCGACA CCTTGGCTTGATAATAAGCACACAGTATTTGGGCGTGTAACTAAAGGAATGGAAGTTGTCCAGAGGATCTCCAATGTCAAAGTCAATCCCAAAACAGATAAGCCCTATGAGGATGTCAGCATCATAAATATTACTGTCAAGTAA